The region GCGCGCGGTTCGGCCAGACCGGCCAGACCCAAGAAGCGGGCCACGCGGTCGGAGGGCTGGGCGCCGACGCCCAGCCAGTACTTCAGGCGCTCTTCCTTCAGAATGACGCGGCGCTCGTGATCGCGCGGCAGCATCGGATCGAACGACCCCAGCTTCTCGATGAAGCGGCCGTCGCGCGGGCTGCGGGAGTCCGCCACCACAATACGGTAGAACGGGCGCTTCTTGGCGCCGCCACGGGCGAGCCGGATGCGAAGGGACATGGTTTTCGGTGCTCCTTGGGTCGTGGTCGTCTGGTACGAACAAACGGTCAAAACGGAAAAAGAGGCCCCGCCGCCCCGGATCCCGAGGGCGGGCAGGGCAACGGGAACAACAGGAAAAAGGCTAGCGCTTGCGCTTGCCGGGACGCATGGCCAGCCCCGGCGGCAGACCGCCCGGACCGCCCGGCGCGCCCAGCGCCCGGGCCAGCGCGCCCATGTCGGGGGCGTCGCCGGTCTCCATTTCCTTCAGCATGTTCATGAGGCCCTTACGCCCGCCCAGCTTTTTCAGCCGCTTCATGACGGTGGCCATTTGCTCATGCTGCTTGAGCAGGCGGTTGACCTCGGGGATCGTGGTGCCCGAGCCAGCGGCGATGCGCTTCTTGCGGCTGGCCTTGATGATCTCCGGGGTGCGCCGTTCCTTGAGGGTCATGGACAAGATGATCGCTTCTTGGCGCGGGATCATCTTGTCGTCGATCTGGGTCTCGGCCATCTGGCGCTGCATCTTGCTGATGCCGGGCATCATGCCGAGCAGGCCCTTGACGTCGCCCATGCGCTTGATCTGGCGCAACTGGGCCAGCAGGTCCTCCAGGTCGAACTTGCCTTCCGCCATGCGCTTGGCCATGCGCTCGGCGTCTTCCAGCTCGATGGTCTGGGCGGCCTTCTCGACCAGCGACACGATGTCGCCCATGTCGAGGATACGCCCGGCCACGCGCTGCGGATGGAAGGCGTCCAGGTCCTCCATCTTCTCGCCGATGCCCATCAGCTTGACGGGCACGCCGGTGACGGCACGCATGGACAAGGCCGCGCCGCCGCGCGAGTCGCCATCAACACGGGTCAGGACGATGCCGGTGATGCCGACCTTTTCATTGAATTCGGAGGCGATGGTCACCGCGTCCTGGCCGGTCATGGCGTCGGTCACGAGCAAGGTCTCGTGCGGGCGCACCAACTCGCGCACGGCGGCGACCTCGGCCATCAGGACTTCGTCGATGTGCAAGCGGCCGGCGGTGTCGAGGATCACCACGTCGTAGCCACCGGCCCGCGCTTCCTTCATGGCGCGCTCGGCGATCGCCACCGGCATCTGGCCGACCACGATGGGCAGGGTATCGATCCCGGTCTGCTCGCCCAAAATCGCCAACTGCTGCTGCGCCGCCGGGCGGTAGACGTCGAGCGAGGCCAGCAGGACCTTCTTGCGCTCGCGGGTCTTGATGCGCAGGCCAATCTTGGCCGACGAGGTGGTCTTACCCGAGCCCTGAAGACCGACCATCAAGATCGGCACCGGGGGCGTGTGGGCAATGTCGATGCCCAGCATCATCGGATCGGGCTCGGCATCGCCGTCGCCGGCCAGCATCGCCACCAAGGCGTCGTGAACGATCTTAACGACCATCTGGCCCGGCGTCACCGAGCGGATCACCTGCTGCCCGATGGCCTCTTCCTTGACCTGGGCGATAAAGCGCTTGACCACGGGCAGGGCAACGTCGGCATCCAGCAAAGCCACGCGCACCTCGCGCATGGCCTCGTCAACATCGGCCTCCGTCAGGGAGGAACGACGGGTCAGCTTGTCGAATACGCCGCTCAGGCGGCCTGACAGTCCTTCAAACATGCTCTCGTGCCCATCCCGCTTTAACTCACCCGTGGGAAACTGGATCGTGCTCGTGCTTGCCGCCAAGACCCTTGGCGTCAAGACAAACGACACCAACGCCAGTGCGCGATCCTCGCGGACTGGCGGACCTCCTCGGAGGCTTGAAGGGTCATCCGACAACGGGACGACACGATCCTCCGGCGCCGCTGGGCGGACAGCCGGAGGCGGGAGAGTTATCCACCGGCCAGCGAGAGTCAAGGGAAAAGGACCTGCACGGGAGGCAAGCCCCAGGACGGGAGGGGGCAGGGAGGGGGCGCAGGGAGGGCTCTGCCTTCCCGACCCTCTCTTTATCCTTTCGCCGGGTGACGGGTTGCCGCGCCGCCCGGCGATGCGCTAAGGTCAGGCCGCGCCGCTCGCGTCGCTATCATAAAGGCACCGGGGAGGGGAACCCTTGACGTTTATCACCACCCGTCTCGCGCGCCTGCTGGGAACCACGGCGATCTTGGCCGCCCTGGGCAGTTCGGGCGCCCTGGCCCAGAGCTATACCTATGCCGGCCCCTCCGCGCGTCCCGACCCTGCCCTCGTGGGTCTGGGCAATACGCCGGGGGTCACCGTCAATCCCGCCGCCCTTGAGGCCCTCTCCCGCCGCGCTGAGGACATCGCCCCGGCGGCCAGCCCGAGCAGCCCGGTCTCGCGCACCTTTCTCCCCCAAAACGGTCCGCCCCCGGCCTCGCGTGCCCTGTTGCCCAGCCCCTCCCCCCGCCTTCCAAACGCCGCCCCCGCCCTGGGCGTGACCCTCCCCCCCCAAGCGGTGGCGGGGGACGGCCCGGGGGTGACACGGGCCGCCGACCGGGGGGCGGCGTTGCGGATCTTGACGCGCACGGGCAGGCCCTCGGCGGGCAGCGTCGGGTCATCGCCCAGCCAGTTGAGGCCGTCCACGGGGAAGGTCGTGACCGCCAGGGCAGCGCGAGGGCCGACAACCACGCGCTGGCCCTCGGCCTCCAGGCGCACGACGTACAAGGGTTCCTCGGTGCCGCCGACCCCCAGCCCCCGGCGCTGGCCCACGGTGTGGTGGATCAGCCCCCGATGCTGGCCAAGCACCCGGCCCTCGAGATCGACGATAGGCCCGGACTGATCGGCCTCGGGGCGCAAGCGGCGCACGATGTCGGTGTGACCGCCGCCCGGGGCAAAGCACAAATCCTGGCTATCGGGTTTTTCGTCCACGGGAATGCCCAGGGCGCGGGCCCGAGCCCGGGTCTCGGTTTTGCTGGGCATGGTGCCCAGGGGAAAACGGACGATTCCCAGAACATCGCGAGGCAGGGCAAACAGGAAATAGCTCTGGTCGCGGCTGAGATCGACGGCGCGATGGACCTCCGGCCCCCGGGGGCCGGGCAGGCAGCGCACGTAATGACCGGTCGCGAGGAGGCTGGCGCCCAGGGCCCGAGCGTGGTCCAGGAGGGCGCCGAACTTGATGGTGCGGTTGCACACGGCGCAGGGCAGCGGGGTTTCGCCGCTGGCGTAGGCGTCGGCAAAGGGCTGCACCACAGCGCTCTGGAAGGCGTCTTCCAGATCCAGCACATGGTGGGCGATAGCCAAATGGTCGGCCACGCGCCGCGCGTCGCGGACGGCCTGGGCGCTGGTCGGCCCCAGGCGCATGGTCAGGCCGAAGACGGTGTGGCCCTCGGCTTTGAGCAAAGCGGCGGTCACGGCGCTGTCCACGCCCCCGGAAAGGGCAACGGCGACGGTCTGGCCTGGGGTCATGACAGAGCCTCCTGAGCAACGAAACGAGGGGGCTGGACAGGGTGCGCCTCCCCAGCTTTTTTTAAGACGCCAGGGTCCACCCCATCTCCCAGAAATCCGCCTCCAGCCGGGTGGCATCGCGGAAGGTGCGGATCAGCTCGGGCATCCGGCCTTCGCCCCCACGCCGGGCAAACAGGCCATCAAGGGTCGCCATGGCATCGGCGGCCACGCCCTGGTAGGCCTCGCCGGCGTACTGGTCGATCCACTCGGCATAGGGGTGCCCGGGATGGCTAAGGGGCGCCAGCGCGCGGCCGATCTCGGCATAGCCCACCACACACGGCGCCAGGGCCACAAACAGGTCAAGGACATCGCCGGCCAGACCGCGCTCCAGAACATAGCGGGTATAGGCGAGCGTGGCGCGGGCTTCGGGCAAGGCTTGCAACGCGCTTTCGCTCAGGCCCCAGCGGCGACAGAATGCCACGTGCAGGCCCATTTCGTCGAGGATGGCGGTCATGCCGCGCCCGGCCGCGCGGATATCGTCGAGCGTGTCGGCCTTGAAGGCGGCCAGGGCGTAGGCCCGGGCGAAATGAATCAAAAACAGGGCGTCCTGCCCGAGGTAGTGACGAAAGCTGGCCTCGGGCAGCGTGCCCGCCCCCATGGCGCGGACAAAGGCGTGATCAACATAGGCCTGCCAATCGGCAGTACAGGCCGTGCGCAGACGCTCAAACAACGATCCAGGGGGCACTGTCATGGGGAACACCCTTCCAAGCCAAGGAATGAGGGATCTGGGGAGGTCCGCCTCCCCAGCCTTCTCTTGGTGTGAGGCCCCCCTGCTCTTGGGTCCTGCTACCCCCGGCTGTCCCGGGTTTCGGCGGGCAGGCGCAAAACGATGCCGTCCAGTTCCTCGGTCATGACCAACTGGCAGCCCAAGCGCGAGGTGCGGGTCAGGCCGAAGGCGAGGTCGAGCATGTCCTCTTCTTCCTCGCGGGCGTCGGGCAGCAGATCGTACCACGCCGGATCGACGACCACATGGCAGGTCGAGCAGGCAAGCGAGCCCTCGCAGGCGCCCTCTAGGGGGACGCCGTTGCCATGCGCCGCTTCCAGGACCGTCAGGCCCACCGCGACCTCGGTTTCGGTGCGGGTTCCATCGGGGCTGATGAAGATAACCTTGGGCATGGCGGGTCCTTTCCTGGGGGCTTGAGGGACGTCGGGGGGAACATGACTCCCGGACGCTATACCCCCCCCCGCTTCCCGGGGGCAAGAGGACGGCGGTCAAAGGCAAAGGGAAGGCTGGGGAGGCGCGGCCCTCCTTACCCCCCCGACGGCAAAACAACGGAAAGGGTCCGAGTCGCGCCATCGCGCCCAGGCCACACCTGCAAGACGGCGCGGATCAGGGCCGGCATGATGCGGGGTAAGGCCAGACGATCGCCCCGCCGCACGGCATGGTACTCGGCCGCCGGGGCCTGGGCCTCCAAGGCCTTGTCGCCCAGAGCCCGGGCGTCGTGCACCACCACGGTGAGGGCGGCGGTGAACAGGGTTTCGCTCACCGTCTCGGTGCGCCACCGGGTCGTGGGGAAGGGAGACCAGGGGGAACCGAAGGAACGGGAGACCGGGGTCATGGCTTGGGATACCGTGGTGCGGCCCTCGTCCATGTCATAATAAAGCGAGAGCACGAAGGCGGCGTCTTGGCGGCGCTCGACCACGCGCGCGCCCAGGGCCCGGGCTTCCTGGGCCAAGGTGTCGCGCAGGTGGGCGTGCTCCAAACTGGTTTTTTGCTCGGCCGTGGCCTCGACGACGACGGCGCGGTCTTTCAAGGAGGCCGGGGCGTCGGGCCGCACGTAGCTGGTCACGCTGACCGGCACGGTGGGCACGCCCGAGCTGGCACAGCCCACAAGAGCAAGGGCCAGGACCAGTCCCCTTCCCTGACGCACGATACCTTTCATGCGACCCTCTCCCCGTAACGTCTTCACAAGATGGCAGGGTGGGTTCTTGGCGGATCCCCCTCGGGCGCGGTATAGCAGGCTCTCCCTCCCCTGATGATCCCCGCCACGAGGCTTCATGAACGCTTCCGCCCCTACCGTTGGCCTGGTTAGCCTGGGCTGTCCCAAGGCATTGGTCGATTCCGAACGCATTTTGACACGCTTGGTTGCCGAGGGCTACACCGTCTCGCCCACCTATGAGGGGGCGGGGGTGGTGATCGTCAACACCTGCGGCTTTCTCGATTCGGCCCGGGCCGAGAGCCTGGAGGCCATCGGCGAGGCGCTGGCCGAAAACGGCCGGGTGATCGTGACCGGCTGCCTGGGGGCCGACCCCGAGGCGATCCGCGCCACCCACCCCAAGGTGCTGGCCATCACCGGGCCGCACCAGTACGAGCAGGTGGTGCAGGCGGTCCACGCGGCGGTGGCGCCGCCGCACGACCCCTATACCTCCTTGGTACCGCCCCAGGGCCTGCACCTGACGCCGCGCCACTATGCCTATCTCAAGATTTCCGAGGGCTGCGACAACCGCTGTTCGTTTTGCCTGATTCCGCAGTTGCGCGGCGATCTGGTGAGCCGGCCGGCGGCCGAGGTTCTGCGCGAGGCCGAGCGTCTGGCCCAGGCCGGGGTCAAGGAGCTGATCGTCATCAGCCAGGACACCAGCGCCTATGGCCGCGACCTCCAGCACGCCCCCAGCCTGTGGCACGAGCGCAGCGTGCCGGCCCGCCTCACCGAGTTGGCCCAGGGCCTGGGCGAGCTTGGGGTGTGGGTGCGCTTGATGTACGTGTACCCCTACCCCTCGGTGGACGAGGTGCTGCCCTTGATGGCCGAGGGCAAGATTTTGCCGTATCTCGACATTCCCTTTCAGCACGCCAGCCCGTCGGTGCTGAAGGCCATGCGTCGCCCCGCCGCCCAGGACCGGACCTTGGAGCGCCTAGCCCGCTGGCGCAGCGTGTGCCCCGACTTGACGGTGCGCTCCACCTTCATTGTCGGCTTCCCCGGCGAGACCGAGGCCGACTTCCAGGCCTTGCTCGACTGGCTGGCGGCGGCCGAGCTGGACCGGGTGGGCTGCTTCCGCTTCGAGGCGGTGGCGGG is a window of Pararhodospirillum photometricum DSM 122 DNA encoding:
- the rimO gene encoding 30S ribosomal protein S12 methylthiotransferase RimO → MNASAPTVGLVSLGCPKALVDSERILTRLVAEGYTVSPTYEGAGVVIVNTCGFLDSARAESLEAIGEALAENGRVIVTGCLGADPEAIRATHPKVLAITGPHQYEQVVQAVHAAVAPPHDPYTSLVPPQGLHLTPRHYAYLKISEGCDNRCSFCLIPQLRGDLVSRPAAEVLREAERLAQAGVKELIVISQDTSAYGRDLQHAPSLWHERSVPARLTELAQGLGELGVWVRLMYVYPYPSVDEVLPLMAEGKILPYLDIPFQHASPSVLKAMRRPAAQDRTLERLARWRSVCPDLTVRSTFIVGFPGETEADFQALLDWLAAAELDRVGCFRFEAVAGVPASTFADAVPAEVAQERWHRFMAAQKTISGRKMKARIGRKIDVLIDAVDETGAVGRSAADAPEVDGQVFLPDVSGLTVGDVVRCKVLDARDYDLIATLDAPPARPSVRERLQTRQGRRR
- the ffh gene encoding signal recognition particle protein encodes the protein MFEGLSGRLSGVFDKLTRRSSLTEADVDEAMREVRVALLDADVALPVVKRFIAQVKEEAIGQQVIRSVTPGQMVVKIVHDALVAMLAGDGDAEPDPMMLGIDIAHTPPVPILMVGLQGSGKTTSSAKIGLRIKTRERKKVLLASLDVYRPAAQQQLAILGEQTGIDTLPIVVGQMPVAIAERAMKEARAGGYDVVILDTAGRLHIDEVLMAEVAAVRELVRPHETLLVTDAMTGQDAVTIASEFNEKVGITGIVLTRVDGDSRGGAALSMRAVTGVPVKLMGIGEKMEDLDAFHPQRVAGRILDMGDIVSLVEKAAQTIELEDAERMAKRMAEGKFDLEDLLAQLRQIKRMGDVKGLLGMMPGISKMQRQMAETQIDDKMIPRQEAIILSMTLKERRTPEIIKASRKKRIAAGSGTTIPEVNRLLKQHEQMATVMKRLKKLGGRKGLMNMLKEMETGDAPDMGALARALGAPGGPGGLPPGLAMRPGKRKR
- the rpsP gene encoding 30S ribosomal protein S16, which gives rise to MSLRIRLARGGAKKRPFYRIVVADSRSPRDGRFIEKLGSFDPMLPRDHERRVILKEERLKYWLGVGAQPSDRVARFLGLAGLAEPRAVPEQTRKSQPRAKAQERLRVAAEKAKAAAEAAAEG
- a CDS encoding ferredoxin family 2Fe-2S iron-sulfur cluster binding protein; protein product: MPKVIFISPDGTRTETEVAVGLTVLEAAHGNGVPLEGACEGSLACSTCHVVVDPAWYDLLPDAREEEEDMLDLAFGLTRTSRLGCQLVMTEELDGIVLRLPAETRDSRG
- a CDS encoding TenA family protein produces the protein MTVPPGSLFERLRTACTADWQAYVDHAFVRAMGAGTLPEASFRHYLGQDALFLIHFARAYALAAFKADTLDDIRAAGRGMTAILDEMGLHVAFCRRWGLSESALQALPEARATLAYTRYVLERGLAGDVLDLFVALAPCVVGYAEIGRALAPLSHPGHPYAEWIDQYAGEAYQGVAADAMATLDGLFARRGGEGRMPELIRTFRDATRLEADFWEMGWTLAS